The window AGTTGATTGAAAAGTGTATTAAAAAAGTGTGATAAATGGTAATTTTATTCAAGGCCTGTTTTTCTAATTTATTCCAATGGCACACGTTAAAATACTTCTTTTTTAGaagcaaattttcaatttaaagttTGTCATTTACCAAACTTCCCTTTAATATACTTTTCAATCAACCAGCATTAACAATACATTGATTCTCCATATGTATAATTTGTTGCAAGATTATTTGTCGGTCAATGTTACCTGAAAACACCCAccacgtatatatatatattcttggcCTCTAACATTACTTTTTATCACCATAAGGTTCCACTAATTGATTCTTCAATGGCTGAAGTTGTTTCTGGTGTGGCATCAACACTCTTGGCCAATTTAGCAACAAAATCATTCCAAGAGATTACTCTGGCATGTGGTCTTAAAGATGATGTAAAAAAGTTTGAAAGTTCTTTGAGAACCATCAAAGCATATCTCATAAATGCTGAGAACAAGCAAGCAAAAAACCGCAGTATAGATGAATGGTTGAAGCAACTCAGAGAGGCATTGGATGATGCTGGTGACATATTAGATGAAATAGAGTATGAAGCAAAACTTAATGAAGTGGTCAAAATGTATGGAAGCACTAGCACGGAGGTTTGCCGATTCTTCTCGTACACAAGTAATCCACTTGCATTTCGCATCAGGATGGCCCACAAAATCAAAGATATGAAACAGAAGATGGATGGAAAAATAAGAGAAGGGAGAAAGTTGGGTATAGTTGAACAACATGTCAACACTCCATCTATGGAGCACAATTTACCATGGCGAGAAACTGCTTCTTCATTGCCTTTCCGTGTCTGTGGTAGacgtgaagaaaaagaaaagattataAATTCATTGATGACACAAAAATCACAAGCTAATAATATTGATGTGATCTCAGTTGTTGGGATTGGAGGTTTGGGAAAGACTACACTTGCACAAATGGTTTACAATGATACCCAAGTGAAGGCGAATTTCGATACATTAATGTGGGTTTGTGTTTCTGATGATTTTGACGTGAAGAAGCTAATACAAAGAATCATTCATGCGGCCTCAAAGAGAGAGAATGTGGTGGATGCAAATTCTAGTTTGGAATATATGATATCTCTTCTCAATCAAACGTTACATGGTAAGAAATTCTTACTCGTGTTAGACGATGTTTGGAATGAAAACCACAACAAATGGGATGAATTGAGAAATCACTTGTTAGAAGTAGGTGGTGACAAAGGCAGCAAAATTATAGTAACCACTCGTAGCAGAAAAGTTGCTGACATTGTGGAGAGTAATCttgtaatgaaattaaaaggactTCCTGAGAATGAATGTTGGCAGCTCTTTACAAAATGTGCATTCCAAGAAGAGAAGGACGAAGAGAAGTACCCAAGGTTAAAGCAAATTGGGGAGCAAATTGTTCAAAAATGCAAAGGGGTGCCCTTAGCTATAACAACTTTGGGTTGCTTGCTTAGATCAAAATGCCATGATGAAAATGAATGGAGAAAAATAAGGGATAGTGAGGTGTGGAATCTCAATCAAGAAGAAACTGATATTTTGCCATCACTCAAATTGAGTTACAATCACTTGCCACCAGAAGTAAAGCAATGTTTTTCATACTGCTCTTGTTTTCCAAAGGATTATGAATACATGGCAATTGAGTTGATTATGTTCTGGATGGCTCATGGACTCCTCCAACCTACACGTGAAGAGGAAGATGCAGAAGATATTGGGGAGTTGTATATTAAGAAGCTTGTTTCAACTTCTTTACTTCAAATTGAAGAAGGATATCCTTACCACTACTTTGATTTCCaaaatttaataacatttaaAAGATTCAAAATGCATGATCTTGTACATGATGTTGCACAATTAACAATGAAAGAGTCGAGCAAGACAAGAACCGTTATGCAAGAGGGGCAACAAGAAGCATCGATAGAATGGACCTCCGACAAGTTCAACTATCTGAGGGTGTTGCACCTAACAAAATATATGGAATCAAGCTCGTTGCCTGATGATTGCTTTGCCACAATGAAGAAGCACTTGAGATATTTGCATTTGCAAGCTGGAAATTGTCGTAATTTGAAAAAGCTCCCTGATTCCATTTGCAAGCTGCAAAATCTGCAAAGTTTGAGCCTTCGTGGTTTTGACGGCCTCCAAAAGCTTTgcaaaaacatgaaaaatctcaTCTATCTTCAATATTTGCATTTAGAGATGGAAATTACAAGTTTGTCCTCAATGAACATAGGGCGCTTCCAACAACTCAAATTCTTGTATCTTTACAACTGTTCAAAGTTAGTGTCTGTACCAAGTGTTGTTGGTCGCTTGACTACTTTAAAGAAGCTGGGTTTTATTTTTTGTGAAGAGCTGGTGAATTttgaggatgaagaggaagaagaaaagcaacATGTGAATTTAAACCTTCAAGTATTCTTTATCGATGGATTAGAAAAGTTGGATGCTTTACCAAAATGGCTTGAAAGAGCTACTAAATTGCAATATTTGAGAATAAGGACAACAGGGATTAAATCATTGCCCACAAGGTTGCCGATGACCTCTCTTGAAGAATTTTATATTGTTGCCTGTGAAGAATTGTCATCTCTTCCTAACATGGATCAAACTCATAATCTTCAATATTTAAAGATATCTTATTGTCCTGAATTATATACAAGGTACAATAAGAATACAGGACCAGATTGGCCTAAAATTGCTCATATCCCACAATGCGAGGTTAGTTCAAATAATCTATCTCATAATGTTACAAATCTAACCacactgttgttgttgttgtttcaatTTATGCATAAATAATTAATTGTTGGATTTTTATTTAACCAGTTAGAGTTATATATCTTACTCTgcctataattaattctaaaactTTTTAAATTGACAATCTGATTTTCTATCTAAATAATTGTgtgtaatttttatataaaagataTGGTAGAGTGAACTAATTAGTCCTTATAATATGGAAtactttcaaattttgaaaattataaaacaatttaattatatttagtatatatatgcATGGTTGAATTAAAGCTCAAGTTATTTTCATAAGCACTAGTCTAATACTGGCCTTGAATTATTGCAGATTGCTCTGCATGCATATTGAAGATATTGaacatgaagatgaagatgatgatgatgaaggccTTGAATCATTGCCAGTtgataaagaagaaaaagaagaaaaaaaaagataataatagcATTATCTTTGTGTAATGTCTTTGCCTCATGCATGGTTgtgtttttataattgttttctTTTAAAACTGAACAAAATCTATGCATGTACAAGTATTCAGTTTGAAGTTTGATATGTTAAAGTTTAAATTATTATTCTAAATTTCTTTAAAGTattgagtcaccaaaaaaaattttaattgggtgttattgtttaaaaaattttaaacaaatttaacagtgtaaaaaatttataaagaaattttaaattgttatcaaaatttattattttttggttattatttttagccattaacttatttttttaagtttagtaATTTAACAACATATTTTAACTTACACTTTTAAACATTAATAGCTaattaataaccaaaaataataaattttgatgtacCTCTAATATTCTTCAAACTTATATTCAACTACTTTATTTTGGTCATCTttacaaaaacaaataaattaaattaaatatttcagGGGCTTGAAATAtgcttttaaattttataaattacatgTTATATGTGGTTTCATTTTCCATAACAAAAAatgacattttattttatttccttgggtaGTATATCTGCAAAGTAGATGAACATCGCTTTATTAATGCTTCTTTGATGAGAAAGACAAGATACATATTAGCAATTACAATAATATTAATCTAGTTATGATCAATAGCATGGAGTTTAATTTCTAATTTGCTACACCACCATTGCATATTACTGTCATGAAAACTATCTCAAATTTAGGGGCAGTTTAATTGGTATTTTTATTTGTAGTGTTTTCAGTTGTTAGAATTTTagggaaaaaaaaagtaaatatataaaatgagaatagaaaaagtaattttattatttttattattattattttttataaacttctaaatataaaacagaaaataaaaacatataaaaaaagagtttaaatatAAAGTTAACTAAACTCAAATATaaaggatatttttatataaaataaaaaaattatttttaaaaaaaaaattaatcgaattttaaattcgaaattttttttttttggcattagGGGGAAGTTCGTTGTTTCCCTCGGCGAACCTTGATGGTTTCACAAGGTTTGTCGCTTCCCTCGGCAAGCTTTATGTATTGTATGAAGTTCATCGCCTCCTTGGCGAACTTTAAAGATGTTCGCCAAAATATAAAATCtgtgaacttttttttttcacttttcacGTTTCACTTTTTCATCCTTCCACATTCTCATCCTCTCTTCTTGTTAGACTCTttatttttagcatttttaagaatttcatataattttattcttctagttattttcaatctaatttattgtattattttatgattttaacatGTTTATTTAGTTAGATtaagttttgtttttagtttttaattttagttagtttGATAATTATTTAGTTTGATAATTAGATCATATAGTTAATTTGCTCTACCATGTattattaatttagatattttagttagtttatgTTGgttaatgaaaaaattaattttgattattatttcaATTGAACTAGTTAAGGtttagagtaaaattatagtttATGGTCTAAGTATTTAGATTTTTTAGATTTATTGCAGTTGGGTTTGAGAATAAGttagtttattttaaattatttttttatttagattacTATTTCAGTTGAACTGATTATAGTTTAGGGTTAAATTATATGTTATGGTTTAGATAGTTAGATTAAGTTTAAATATGtttgataaaaaataagttaacttaaaattattgtattttaatttattctatccTATTGTAGTTTCATGGCGCAAAATATGTTAGAGTATAAGAATACCTTTTATAGGCGAGATCCGATCGACTACATTGCTGGCAGATTAGGCCAAATGGTATACTTTATAACTTATCTGTTTCATAGTTTGAAATTTGTCTTATTACTTATGGATTCCGTTGTGCTTGACTCATTGATTTTTTGGTAGGTGCCTCAAATCTTGCGTACAAGAAGAAACTTACTACAGCAGCCATCCGAGCAGATTAGGTCACACCTTACACGAGCACGAAATTTGAGCATATAGCGTATATGCTAGAGTGGGACCATTGATATTTGCTTTGATCGAGAGGTACACACTTTTCACTTGTCATGTGGGAAGATGACTATCACCCTTCATAATGTGGTGTATCAGTTGGAACTCAACATTGATGGAGATCCAGTCAGCGACTGCATCGATGGATGGGAACAGTTCTATAATGGGCGATCTATTGAGGACTTTTATCAGGAATTACTAGAAGTTTGTTTCGGGCCCCATGATAGACAGTCGTAAAATAAGTGAATTGTTAATCTTACTTGGTTTTAAAATATTGTTTGTGGGGAGTTGGAGGAGTACCTGACGAACGAGCACTTACTGTGTTACACCAAAGATTACATCATACAGATCATCAGAGACATTCTATTTCTGGATACCTCTTACTCTCGGGTGCACATTAGGTTGTCGCCTCTATTAACTGACCTTGATCGGTGTAGGGCATTATCATGGGGCTCAACTGTGTTGGTGTGGCTATACCAGCAGATGTGTATCATAActataaaaacaataaatatcaaaTCTAGGACAAATATATGTCAGAAAGCCCAACGACtaccatatttaaaaaaataatacaaaacctCGGCCTTAATATGGGCTTTTGTTGAAGATTTAATATATTGATCCAATATCGAAATTTAGGACCAATACAAGTTCAAAAAAACCCTTAGGACCAATATCGAAAAGATTGTCCAATAAAGAATTGACCATAACTGAAAAGAATATAAAGAACATATTAGGAACAAGATATTTCAGAAAGCCCAACAGCATATATAAGTTGGACTAATAAGTTCCTCTCTTCAGGCAGGAAAAGAAAAacttgacccaaaaaaaaaaaaagacaacaaaagaaaaatcagtttttttttaataaatattatttttaaaccaaCTAGGATTTTAGATCAACAACATAAATTCCTTAGCAATGTCTAAagaaaaaaatcatagaaaatattttgtttggtttgtattttaagtttttagtgttatttattttaaagttttgTAAAAGAATAtgtgaaaataaaacaattttatcGTTTATacttttgtttcttttataaattaaaaaaaataaaagtaaaaacacaAATTAAGCAAATGCCTTAGGGCCGGACATATATCTCTACTAAAATAGGAATATAAGAGAGATTTTTTATATAACtttctcttttaaaatatttttcactatatataataaattaaaaagcacTATATACAAAACTTAAATccaagatttttaaattaaaatatgataTATATTTATCAACGTGAATATTAttacatatatttaatttataaaaaattaaatcaataaataagttAGTGCTTATTAATGaactaatatattataaaaacaaaaaaatctcaaATAGTTATACAAacttaagataattaaaataataaaaaaaataaaaaattaaccaatATAAGATTTTCATATGATATATTcacaaaaagttaaagaaaatcgagattttaagtaaaaaaaagtaaatttaataCATAAAATGTAAAATCGTAATaagatttaaattataaaatcgtcagatctaatataaattttataaaatcgacTGACTCATTTAAAATCATACATTCGTAATATGACTTTTTGAATTCAAAGTCAAAACTCTCAAACACGTCTTAGATTATGAATTTTTGAATAAATCAGCCTCATACTTGTATAGTTgcttaaatgataagaaaattgACTTTTATAGTTGCTTTGAAGCCTTTGCTTTCCTTCGTGCTTGACTTATCGACGCTGCTCTTATTGACTTTTAGTTAAAATgtgttattaaaattataaattgaaaaaaaaaattatagaaatgataaaaaaatattaattaaaatattaaaaaaattaaccactctaaatattaatattaactttttaaccaaattaaacaCCAATAATATAACAAAGATTAACCACTAAATTTGTGTATCTTAAGTAAATTAAttctttcaataaaaaatataaattttttacaaGTAAACCATACATAAATATAACAAAATAGATTAATTAGCGCGTGAGCCATAATTAAATGGTTCTACACGTGATAAATTTCGCTAATTTCTACTCTAATTTTTAATACAGTACATATGTCAGATGGGCATGACCAAATTGTTATTGTGAAGGGTTATTAATTTTTGATTAatgaaaaattagatttttttttttatatatgtttgtTATATAACAGCAAATTTGTGCTTATAAACATACAATCGGATTCCTATGTCTAAATATAGTTTTAGCATTATTTATCAACTATATTATTTAAAAGATTAACATAAATATCATATATGTTAATGGAGGAATATTTGGTCCGCGCAGGTTTTATACTAGTTGTAATAATGACCAtacataaaaaatctaaaaaaaaatctatCCGTATAACTCACTTCTCATCTCTCTGTCCATTATTGCTCACTTCTTCAATAAATTCGTTGCTCATCCACTAATACAAGAGAGTCCAAGCAAGCAATAACCAAAATTTTCACTACTTGAaggtttttttcttatttcttatttttttgagTTTACTCAGCTCAATGTGTAGTTCTCAAATGCAACAagtttctaataataaatttttttcttttttagctgCAAAATATATAAGCTGTTGTTTGATGTTCTTTGGCTTTAATCACACTTCAGCAACGTCAGGAGGTATGATATATTGATTAGTCTTCAAAACAAGaatttagatctgaattttttaTTCTAGTTTCTAATTTTCAGTCTTACTTCATATGTAAGGATTTAGATCTGACCTTCTCGTGCGGCTTCTTTTGTTATATTTCAATTTCCACCAtttatttaattgttttaaaagtaatgaaaattaagtactaaaaaataaattaataatatcaataatggtAGACTTATACTAAATCATGAAGGAAAAAAAACATAATATCGTAAATTTTCTAAATGTGCAATTTAATCTCCTGGAGTTGTTAAGATGTTCAAAAAAAATTAGTCTGTGTTTTCTAAACTATTGTTCTGATAATTGAAATCAGTCTGATTAATCAAGACCGATCCTCGAATCAATTCAGCCAAGATAAAAATTGATCGGCAATGAACtgataaagaacaaaaaaaaagggtCAAACAATCGATTAATCTGTCAAATCAATTTGGTTTTTAGCGATTAAcggtttaaaaataataaaacataaaaaattattttattaaattcgaTTCCacataatttaaattcaattgaatttttaaatctCTAACTTATTCGATTATTGGTTTGGCTTTCAAAACTTTTGTTTCAAACTGTCCCTTTACATATATGTTTCATCAACTATATTAGAtgtacattatttttttaaaataaaaactcaaCACAGTAAAGTGAAGCATTTAGAAAGTTAGAATTATAAtacaaatactaaaaaaaaatcgTAGTTATTTTcgacattgccatcaacaatTAGACGGAACAAAGTCAACCCACTCTTTGTAGCTCCTAATCGACTTGGTAATAACTTCCGCAACACCTGTTTCTTGATTCCTGAAAATCCTGGCATTCCTTTCCAACCACGTATTCTAAATGATAGCAAAAAAGTCAATCAGCTAGCTGTTACGCTCATATTTTCTTACAGGAGCTCCtgtccaactctcaaagtgttGCTTAATGGTTCTTGGAATAGACCAAGTTTATTATAGGCATCTAActagcacaccacacctgccatgtgAATTCACAGCCAATGAATAACTGAAAATCATTCTCAGTTTCTTTTTTACATAAAACACAAATTATATCCCTGTGATTAATAATGCTCAATCTAATCAATCTTTTCTTAGTATTGATCCTACCAACTAACACAAACCAGGTGAATAGCTCAACTCTTGGTGGTACTAGTTCTCTCCATATAGATCTAGTGAAACTATAACTCGTAATGTCCTCCGAGAGAGTCTCAGCCTGCagacctgcacaaatgagttagtagaataaACTCCTAATCTATCAAAGTTCTATAATTCTGTCCTCCCTCTCACTTGTTAACCTGACAGATTGTAAAACTTCATGAAGATGATTAACTAATtctaactcccattggaataTTACTCTTCTCCAATAAAAGTTCCATATCCACTCCAACCCATCCCataacccacaatcccctattaCAGATCCGACTTGGTTTGAAACCGAGAAAAGCCTTGGAAATACATCCTGCAACACACCACATGGTAGCCAATTATCTTCTCAGAAACGAATTCTTCTACCATCTCCTAGCTCTAATGATAACCTTCCGACCATCTTATCTCTCGCTTGTTGTTCTCTTATCTGCAACTGACAAATGTCCTTCCACGGACCCTTTGTTTTAGGAACCGGCTGACAAGAAAGAAGGACACTTGGATTCAAGTCATTGTAGGAGCCACAATTTTTTTCCATAATGGGCAATCCTCATTTGAAAatcgccaccaccacttgaacaatAACGCTGTATTCCGGAGCATTGCATCGCCCACGCTCAAACCCCCAAAACGTTTTGGAGCTTGCACAATATCCCACCTCATCGAAGGTACCCCATTCCTTCTGTCTTCATTACTCCACAAGAACCTCCTCTGTAAAAATATCAACTTATCTGCTACTGTTTTGGGTATCTTATATAAGCTAAGGTAATAAACCGGCAGACTATTAAGTACAGATTTAATGAGTATCAGCTTACCAGCTTTATTAATCGTTTTGGCTTTTCACAGAttgaatttctcttctactttgtctATAATAGATTTTCATGTCTTGACCAATTTCGGATTTGCTCTCAAAGAAATACCAAGATATTTGATTGGCAACATTGTTTTCTTACACCCCAACAAACTACACATCCTTTGTGACCACTCTCGCTCGCAATTAACCGGAATCAAATTAGATTTATCAAAGTTAATACTCAAACCAGACATCATTTCAAAACACCGTAAAAATTACttataattataaatagtctCTTCCTCCGGAGGTAAAATACTGGATAGCACATTTTAAATAGGATAAATTACACATAAACTAAAATTTGAGAGataaattattatcattattaattgCTTCCAGTTTTATATTAACATTTGAATTTGTTGATGAAATTTGGACAGGGATTTGTTTTAATATCTTTGCCCTTTGGTCGAAGGTTAAATTATTGCGAGCAATCAGATAATAAGTTCAGTTATGCTATGAATTTTGAGACTGCTTTTGAAAAGGGATTTTTTTCCGTACACTTGAAAATGATATTGTGTATTTAAATTATCTTTGAAATTTTAGTTACATCAATTATATATTTGAGATTGATAAAACAGCACCACATACATTAGTTTATCTTTTTTGTTAACAATGTATTGACattaattgataatatatataaatcttGTGATATATGTTACCTTATGGTTTGATTATATATAACTGTATGATGACAGATTGGTTAATAACACGTGGCATAATGACGGGTCAGTTAATGACATATGATATGATGGCGTAGATGGTTATGCCATCTATAacaatattattcatctactGACATTTATTATATCATCATTGTAGAAAGGGGTGGCAAGCGGAGAAGTCCGTCCCGTCCCGCCAGAAGTCCGCTCCGTCCCGCCCcacctagtgaggcggtcctagAATCCCACCCCACCCCGCCTAACTGCGGGCTGGCGGGTTAAGCCCGCcaaagctcctctttttttttttttactattaactactaaataatatatataattgcacaaccatattaataaatttataatttctaaaggcataaaatttatatttttatattcacaaacattaaagtctttgtaattataaaatatctaataaacataattataaaccaagtttttatCCAAAACgtaagtataaatattctctccaaagcaaaataaacataatccaaaacataattataaatattgtcttcaaagtaacataaacataatccaaaacactcaatttttatcttcatactcttgtaagttaggttaagggaagttaggttttggcaaaaaaattgcaaaaataccccctcactaaaaaaaactaagcccgccccgccccgccaaagcccgcggtttaagcggtgcgggttaggcggaTTTTTGCTATTTGGTGGTTCCAATTTTTCAACCCGCCCCGCCTTTTTTGGCAGGTTACGCGGGCCGGCCCAGCGGGTTTaagcccgtttgccacccctaattgCAGATACATTAAATTGATCTCTGAATTTGTACTAAATGACTTATTTTAgccgccaatgagttatagctcaaatggcatagtctccctatactcaattaagaggttgcgggttcgagtcttctatctttggtaaaaaaaaaaaagacttattTTAGTCCATAAAATTAAATGTCGTACATCAAATTAgtcttttcataatttttttatttttttata is drawn from Arachis hypogaea cultivar Tifrunner chromosome 12, arahy.Tifrunner.gnm2.J5K5, whole genome shotgun sequence and contains these coding sequences:
- the LOC112726476 gene encoding putative disease resistance protein RGA3 isoform X2 is translated as MAEVVSGVASTLLANLATKSFQEITLACGLKDDVKKFESSLRTIKAYLINAENKQAKNRSIDEWLKQLREALDDAGDILDEIEYEAKLNEVVKMYGSTSTEVCRFFSYTSNPLAFRIRMAHKIKDMKQKMDGKIREGRKLGIVEQHVNTPSMEHNLPWRETASSLPFRVCGRREEKEKIINSLMTQKSQANNIDVISVVGIGGLGKTTLAQMVYNDTQVKANFDTLMWVCVSDDFDVKKLIQRIIHAASKRENVVDANSSLEYMISLLNQTLHGKKFLLVLDDVWNENHNKWDELRNHLLEVGGDKGSKIIVTTRSRKVADIVESNLVMKLKGLPENECWQLFTKCAFQEEKDEEKYPRLKQIGEQIVQKCKGVPLAITTLGCLLRSKCHDENEWRKIRDSEVWNLNQEETDILPSLKLSYNHLPPEVKQCFSYCSCFPKDYEYMAIELIMFWMAHGLLQPTREEEDAEDIGELYIKKLVSTSLLQIEEGYPYHYFDFQNLITFKRFKMHDLVHDVAQLTMKESSKTRTVMQEGQQEASIEWTSDKFNYLRVLHLTKYMESSSLPDDCFATMKKHLRYLHLQAGNCRNLKKLPDSICKLQNLQSLSLRGFDGLQKLCKNMKNLIYLQYLHLEMEITSLSSMNIGRFQQLKFLYLYNCSKLVSVPSVVGRLTTLKKLGFIFCEELVNFEDEEEEEKQHVNLNLQVFFIDGLEKLDALPKWLERATKLQYLRIRTTGIKSLPTRLPMTSLEEFYIVACEELSSLPNMDQTHNLQYLKISYCPELYTRYNKNTGPDWPKIAHIPQCEIALHAY
- the LOC112726476 gene encoding putative disease resistance protein RGA3 isoform X1, whose amino-acid sequence is MSCSFMFFGFNPTSATSGVVSGVASTLLANLATKSFQEITLACGLKDDVKKFESSLRTIKAYLINAENKQAKNRSIDEWLKQLREALDDAGDILDEIEYEAKLNEVVKMYGSTSTEVCRFFSYTSNPLAFRIRMAHKIKDMKQKMDGKIREGRKLGIVEQHVNTPSMEHNLPWRETASSLPFRVCGRREEKEKIINSLMTQKSQANNIDVISVVGIGGLGKTTLAQMVYNDTQVKANFDTLMWVCVSDDFDVKKLIQRIIHAASKRENVVDANSSLEYMISLLNQTLHGKKFLLVLDDVWNENHNKWDELRNHLLEVGGDKGSKIIVTTRSRKVADIVESNLVMKLKGLPENECWQLFTKCAFQEEKDEEKYPRLKQIGEQIVQKCKGVPLAITTLGCLLRSKCHDENEWRKIRDSEVWNLNQEETDILPSLKLSYNHLPPEVKQCFSYCSCFPKDYEYMAIELIMFWMAHGLLQPTREEEDAEDIGELYIKKLVSTSLLQIEEGYPYHYFDFQNLITFKRFKMHDLVHDVAQLTMKESSKTRTVMQEGQQEASIEWTSDKFNYLRVLHLTKYMESSSLPDDCFATMKKHLRYLHLQAGNCRNLKKLPDSICKLQNLQSLSLRGFDGLQKLCKNMKNLIYLQYLHLEMEITSLSSMNIGRFQQLKFLYLYNCSKLVSVPSVVGRLTTLKKLGFIFCEELVNFEDEEEEEKQHVNLNLQVFFIDGLEKLDALPKWLERATKLQYLRIRTTGIKSLPTRLPMTSLEEFYIVACEELSSLPNMDQTHNLQYLKISYCPELYTRYNKNTGPDWPKIAHIPQCEIALHAY